In a genomic window of Parambassis ranga chromosome 24, fParRan2.1, whole genome shotgun sequence:
- the fam110c gene encoding protein FAM110C — protein sequence MGGVMRAVFEQTRRNLLVIRAQAKNRLEWNFSSKSVDSAGLSTLLEYNGFGCCLITTMETSDTIKILGKGPEYLRKQMELESEAKGRMSAVERLALSKPKYVKSQQVVNSTQEPVISIGSASVSSTGSSNRSSNRSGNLLLGGNPTEHVAAAHGCSSPGEVRRSSSKKRPDSLLLYRQKCELLSRTTHDRQHRISRKLLLSSVNKNASLPEATNKEFQSEGNKERITTPEGTAKECSIHVVTSQSKKRNGVTEQYSNRGIDSGTKLNAGVANQSSGLLTVPESERRSGKGVSRSHSDISSRYSKNFADFDAFFKYCGLDGEVIESLGRGNFSAHSDEIAMNIRSVSISTSDDGFSRNSDDSDGLHEDELQEKIREGTSVIERNARIIKWLYSCKNATETGKKLRDLD from the coding sequence ATGGGTGGGGTAATGCGTGCAGTGTTTGAACAGACAAGGCGAAATCTCCTTGTCATACGTGCTCAGGCAAAGAACAGACTTGAATGGAATTTTTCCTCTAAGTCTGTGGACTCTGCAGGACTATCCACGCTTTTGGAATATAACGGATTTGGATGTTGTTTAATAACCACAATGGAGACAAGTGATACCATAAAAATCCTGGGGAAGGGTCCCGAATACCTTCGAAAGCAAATGGAACTGGAGAGTGAAGCAAAAGGACGCATGAGTGCTGTGGAGAGGCTCGCATTAAGCAAACCCAAATACGTCAAGAGCCAACAGGTTGTCAACAGCACACAGGAACCAGTGATTAGCATCGGGTCTGCTTCTGTCAGCAGCACTGGGTCTTCTAACCGGAGCTCGAACCGCAGTGGGAATCTCCTTTTGGGGGGGAACCCCACAGAGCATGTGGCTGCTGCACATGGCTGCTCCTCACCAGGGGAGGTACGTCGCTCCAGCTCTAAAAAACGACCAGACTCTCTTCTTCTTTACAGACAGAAATGTGAGTTACTGAGCAGGACCACACATGATCGGCAACACCGCATATCCCGTAAGTTACTGCTCAGCTCTGTGAATAAAAACGCTTCATTACCTGAGGCCACGAATAAGGAGTTTCAGTCTGAGGGGAACAAGGAAAGAATCACCACACCTGAGGGAACAGCAAAGGAATGCAGCATACATGTAGTTACCTCTCAGTCTAAGAAGAGGAACGGAGTGACAGAACAATACAGCAACAGGGGCATCGATTCAGGGACAAAACTGAACGCTGGTGTTGCAAATCAATCCTCTGGTCTCCTTACAGTCCCAGAGTCTGAACGGAGGTCTGGCAAAGGGGTCAGCCGTTCTCACTCTGACATCAGCTCCAGGTACTCCAAAAACTTTGCAGACTTTGATGCTTTTTTCAAGTACTGTGGGCTTGACGGTGAGGTCATCGAGTCTTTGGGAAGGGGGAACTTCTCGGCGCACTCAGATGAAATCGCAATGAACATCCGGAGCGTCAGCATTTCCACATCAGATGATGGCTTCTCAAGAAACAGTGATGACAGCGACGGGCTACATGAAGACGAGTTACAGGAAAAGATACGTGAGGGCACGTCAGTTATTGAACGCAACGCTCGGATCATCAAGTGGTTGTACAGCTGCAAAAATGCTACGGAGACCGGAAAAAAGCTACGTGACCTGGATTAA